In Bythopirellula goksoeyrii, a single window of DNA contains:
- a CDS encoding ComEC/Rec2 family competence protein, translated as MGISADRFLGDWLISGPLTWWLIAVVATSAAMTLLNFGRSQISMVALLLAVVALGGAWHHFRWNTIGQDELVRFAPAVATPVCLEAIVTSPLQHSPAPPSNPLRAIPADSQSQLLVEVTRIRDGTNWHDTSGETRLRINGTLREISPGDRIIVFGQLGKSRPVLNPGQYDYAAAERSGGRLCELFTGSPECVTVVQNGGSFSPGRWLAAIGNRCQAQIARYVGSSSGPIAQALLLGTRSELSDDTLKSFMKTGTIHLLVVSGLHVGLLAGAVWLLLGAFQVSQRWCLVLSAALVILYAAVVGAGPPVVRASVLVLTTLLAIAGSRRASAINLLAASALVVLALSPSELFRGGTQLSFLGVAVVVGCAKTGLIQGTPDPLQRMIASYMSWQELTIRWLASRFKSLAIASFLVWLFVAPLVLYHFNIISPSGFLITPVLWPFVALALIAGLGICTVGFVFPPVAWLLGKICGACLYVTEGTVAWASQLPAGHTYAPGPTLWWLAVFYGALGLIAIFPQLQVHRKLLVAAAALWVAVGFGVSAWQATRSDELRCTFLAVGHGTCVVLELPGGQTMLYDAGSLGSPESAANTVSGFLWSRGITHIDAIVVSHADVDHYNGVPGLLERFEVGAIYVSPLMFDPWANDGDLTAPNLLKQKVLEADVPLREVWMNDRLSVANTAVTIEILHPPRYGVPGRDNANSILLSVEFSGARILLPGDLESPGIETVMAEPPLDTDILLAPHHGSRFSDPPGFAAWCSPEWAVMSGGSSIDATSFASTSYRTEGAEILHTAQTGAVEFVIGPGGISQRNYLP; from the coding sequence ATGGGGATTTCTGCAGATCGCTTTCTGGGAGATTGGCTGATCTCAGGACCGCTCACTTGGTGGCTGATCGCAGTCGTGGCAACCTCGGCAGCGATGACTCTGCTGAATTTTGGACGGTCTCAGATATCGATGGTTGCCCTCCTGCTCGCTGTTGTGGCCCTTGGCGGTGCATGGCATCATTTTCGCTGGAATACCATTGGGCAAGACGAACTGGTGCGGTTCGCTCCTGCAGTCGCGACTCCCGTTTGTTTGGAAGCAATCGTCACAAGTCCGCTGCAGCATTCTCCCGCCCCACCCTCCAATCCTCTGCGTGCGATCCCCGCAGATTCTCAGAGTCAGCTCTTGGTAGAGGTCACACGCATTCGCGATGGCACCAACTGGCACGACACTTCTGGCGAGACGCGACTCCGGATCAATGGCACACTTAGAGAGATCTCTCCCGGCGACCGAATTATAGTCTTTGGTCAATTGGGGAAATCTCGACCGGTCCTCAATCCAGGGCAATACGACTATGCGGCCGCCGAACGTTCAGGCGGCAGATTGTGCGAACTCTTTACGGGTTCGCCTGAGTGTGTGACCGTGGTTCAGAATGGAGGATCCTTTAGTCCGGGACGCTGGTTGGCCGCGATTGGCAATCGATGTCAGGCTCAGATTGCACGTTACGTAGGATCGTCAAGTGGACCAATCGCCCAAGCCCTCTTGCTAGGAACCCGTTCGGAACTAAGCGACGATACGCTCAAGTCGTTCATGAAGACGGGCACGATTCATTTGCTGGTGGTTTCTGGTTTGCATGTCGGCCTGTTGGCAGGCGCCGTGTGGTTGCTGCTTGGCGCGTTCCAGGTTTCGCAACGATGGTGCCTGGTCCTATCCGCCGCACTGGTCATTCTCTACGCTGCCGTTGTCGGTGCAGGTCCACCCGTTGTACGGGCGAGTGTACTGGTGTTGACGACCTTGTTGGCTATCGCAGGTTCGCGGCGGGCTTCGGCTATCAATCTCCTTGCTGCATCGGCACTGGTGGTGTTGGCGCTGAGTCCCAGCGAGCTGTTTCGCGGGGGTACTCAGCTGAGCTTTCTCGGCGTGGCGGTTGTGGTTGGCTGCGCAAAAACGGGGCTGATACAGGGGACTCCCGATCCGCTCCAGCGGATGATCGCCAGCTACATGTCGTGGCAGGAACTGACGATTCGCTGGCTTGCAAGCCGCTTCAAGAGTCTGGCGATCGCCTCATTCTTGGTGTGGCTCTTTGTTGCCCCACTGGTGCTTTATCATTTCAATATCATCTCGCCCAGCGGTTTCCTGATCACTCCGGTATTGTGGCCCTTCGTGGCCTTAGCGCTAATCGCGGGTTTAGGAATTTGCACGGTGGGCTTTGTCTTTCCGCCGGTGGCCTGGCTGCTGGGAAAGATCTGTGGGGCTTGCTTGTACGTGACCGAAGGCACCGTCGCTTGGGCCAGTCAACTACCAGCGGGACACACCTACGCCCCCGGCCCCACGCTCTGGTGGCTCGCGGTGTTCTATGGTGCATTGGGGCTGATAGCAATCTTCCCCCAGCTTCAAGTGCATAGAAAACTACTCGTCGCAGCAGCTGCATTGTGGGTAGCGGTTGGTTTCGGCGTTTCCGCCTGGCAGGCCACGCGCTCTGACGAGTTGCGATGTACTTTTCTCGCTGTAGGCCATGGCACGTGTGTTGTGCTGGAACTGCCGGGGGGGCAAACCATGCTCTACGATGCGGGGAGCCTCGGCTCGCCAGAGAGTGCTGCGAACACGGTCTCCGGTTTTCTCTGGTCGCGAGGCATCACGCATATCGATGCGATCGTGGTCTCGCATGCCGATGTGGACCACTACAACGGTGTGCCGGGTTTGCTTGAGCGCTTCGAAGTGGGGGCAATCTATGTGTCACCCCTCATGTTCGATCCGTGGGCGAACGATGGTGATCTCACGGCCCCGAATCTTCTCAAACAGAAGGTGCTTGAGGCCGACGTCCCTTTGCGAGAAGTATGGATGAACGACCGCCTGAGCGTGGCAAACACAGCTGTGACGATTGAGATTCTCCACCCGCCTCGCTACGGGGTACCTGGTCGCGACAATGCGAACAGCATCCTGCTCTCGGTGGAATTCTCCGGTGCCAGGATTCTGCTCCCTGGCGATCTTGAGTCACCGGGGATCGAAACTGTGATGGCGGAACCACCGCTTGATACGGACATCTTGTTGGCCCCTCATCATGGCAGTCGGTTTAGTGATCCTCCCGGATTTGCAGCGTGGTGTTCCCCGGAATGGGCCGTGATGAGCGGCGGGTCGTCGATCGACGCCACGAGCTTTGCTTCCACCTCGTACCGCACTGAAGGTGCCGAAATTTTGCATACTGCCCAGACTGGCGCGGTGGAGTTTGTGATCGGCCCGGGTGGCATCTCTCAGAGGAACTATCTGCCTTAA
- a CDS encoding S9 family peptidase: MSFRSMLLVIVAGLAMPHFLSSAEGQTSTAEQPTSNSTEEPTLIPRSILFGNPQRANARVSPNGKWLSFLAPVDGILNVWVAPIDDLEKAKPVTKDKVRDIRGHYWAYTGDHIIYTQDKAGDENWHIYVTDVATGETKDLTPLDNIHAQVQDVSQKFPNEILVGLNDRIPQLHDIYRVDILTGDRELIQQNEGMAAYVTDDDFDVRFAFNYTPEGGTVLMKPKQAGETGEGAEWENFIETGPEDAMNTGPAGFDKSGNVLYLQDSRKRDTGALFAINLETGDKKLVAEDPRADVGSMIVHPTEKTIQAVSFNYTRDEWKILDESIRADLEYLESVEDGEVLITSRTLDDKLWTVAFLLDDGPIKFYLYDRPNKKASFLFSSRDDLDQYKLAKMHTPVIKSRDGLNLVSYLTLPVGSDPDGDGVPDKPLPLVLDVHGGPWARDEWGFNSTHQWLADRGYAVLSVNYRGSTGFGKNFTNAANGEWSRKMHDDLIDSVNWAVDEGIAQRDKIAIMGGSYGGYATLVGLTYTPDVFACGVDIVGPSSLVTLLQNIPPYWVPFMPVMKVRVGDVETEEGQAELLERSPLTRVDKIARPLLIGQGANDPRVTQLEADQIVGAMKIKHIPVTYVLYPDEGHGFAGEQNRMSFNAVTEAFLAEHLGGEVEPVGDDFEGSSIHVPVGADEVTGVAEALSKDRLEMPPKEEKAAE; the protein is encoded by the coding sequence ATGTCATTCCGATCTATGCTTTTGGTGATCGTTGCCGGTTTGGCGATGCCTCATTTTTTGTCCTCAGCCGAGGGCCAGACGTCTACTGCAGAACAACCCACCTCCAATTCAACCGAGGAGCCTACCTTGATTCCCCGTAGTATTTTGTTCGGTAACCCCCAACGGGCCAATGCACGCGTGAGCCCCAATGGAAAATGGCTCAGTTTCCTTGCTCCTGTCGATGGCATTCTCAATGTGTGGGTAGCGCCCATTGATGACCTGGAAAAAGCCAAACCGGTTACCAAAGACAAAGTGCGCGACATTCGTGGGCACTATTGGGCTTACACGGGTGATCACATCATCTACACCCAAGACAAAGCGGGTGACGAGAATTGGCACATCTATGTAACCGATGTCGCTACCGGTGAGACCAAGGACCTCACGCCCTTGGACAACATTCATGCCCAGGTCCAAGATGTCAGCCAAAAATTTCCGAATGAGATCCTCGTTGGCCTCAACGATCGTATCCCGCAACTTCACGACATCTATCGCGTAGACATTTTGACCGGAGACCGCGAACTCATCCAGCAGAACGAGGGAATGGCTGCCTATGTAACCGACGATGATTTCGACGTCCGATTTGCCTTCAACTACACGCCCGAGGGGGGCACCGTGTTGATGAAGCCCAAACAAGCCGGCGAGACTGGTGAAGGGGCTGAGTGGGAGAATTTTATCGAAACGGGTCCCGAGGACGCCATGAACACCGGGCCCGCTGGCTTTGATAAGTCGGGCAATGTGCTCTACCTGCAAGACAGTCGCAAACGCGACACCGGGGCGTTGTTCGCGATCAATCTGGAAACCGGCGACAAGAAATTGGTGGCCGAGGATCCTCGCGCTGACGTCGGTAGCATGATCGTGCATCCCACCGAGAAAACGATCCAGGCCGTGAGCTTCAACTACACCCGCGACGAGTGGAAAATACTCGACGAGTCAATCCGTGCAGATCTGGAATATCTGGAATCAGTCGAAGATGGTGAAGTGCTCATCACGAGCCGCACATTAGATGACAAACTATGGACCGTGGCGTTTCTGCTCGATGATGGTCCGATCAAGTTCTACTTGTACGACCGTCCTAACAAGAAGGCGAGCTTCCTGTTCAGCAGCCGGGATGATCTGGACCAATACAAGTTGGCCAAGATGCACACCCCAGTGATCAAGAGTCGCGATGGACTCAATCTGGTATCCTATCTCACGCTTCCCGTTGGAAGTGACCCTGATGGGGACGGTGTACCCGACAAACCACTGCCCCTAGTTCTCGACGTCCACGGTGGTCCGTGGGCCCGCGATGAGTGGGGGTTCAACAGCACCCATCAATGGTTGGCGGATCGAGGGTATGCAGTGCTGAGTGTCAACTACCGCGGCTCGACCGGCTTTGGAAAGAATTTCACTAACGCCGCCAACGGCGAATGGTCGCGCAAAATGCATGATGACCTGATCGACTCCGTCAACTGGGCCGTCGACGAGGGTATCGCCCAGCGTGATAAGATCGCCATCATGGGGGGCAGCTACGGAGGCTATGCTACCCTGGTAGGTCTGACCTACACCCCCGATGTGTTCGCTTGCGGGGTTGATATCGTCGGGCCTTCGAGCTTAGTCACTCTGTTACAAAATATCCCGCCCTACTGGGTGCCGTTTATGCCCGTGATGAAGGTCCGCGTAGGAGACGTCGAAACCGAGGAGGGTCAGGCCGAACTCTTGGAACGATCACCATTGACGCGAGTCGACAAGATCGCCCGTCCGCTATTGATCGGCCAGGGTGCCAACGATCCCCGCGTGACGCAACTTGAGGCCGACCAAATTGTCGGGGCCATGAAGATCAAACACATTCCCGTGACTTACGTGCTCTACCCTGACGAAGGCCACGGCTTTGCTGGTGAGCAGAACCGCATGTCCTTCAATGCCGTCACCGAGGCCTTCCTCGCTGAACACTTAGGAGGCGAGGTCGAGCCCGTAGGCGACGACTTCGAAGGCTCCAGCATCCACGTCCCCGTAGGTGCCGACGAGGTGACAGGAGTGGCGGAAGCACTTTCCAAAGATCGGCTTGAAATGCCTCCAAAGGAAGAAAAAGCAGCCGAGTGA
- a CDS encoding polysaccharide lyase — translation MALSKQLICGILVVTGLAVGKVQSQEIASTSDDKSAQQIQQPEPGMAPPLPFEMPFGVPAFPGAWGGGMFATGGRGGKVIAVTNLNDSGPGSLRAAIEADGPRIVVFRVAGIIPLESNLDIDNSDITIAGQSAPGDGICIANHSLNINAYNVILRHLRVRRGNPSGGQGSDNIGGNPRGQIIVDHCTASWGRDENLSLYRFMHDRPDLPQVNGRVQQVKHPVSNLTIQYCISSEALGPGHEFGGTWGGRDSTFHHNLFACNTGRNPSIGMSGEFDYRNNVLFNWSHRTMDGGDETSLINVINNYYKPGPATNDNMRSTIARIEQRDMYSPPRRFQEGNWYPQTGKRPGKWYVAGNIVEGDPEVTADNWKGMRLLDRVGTSDIARVHTPFEGWPINQQTAMEAFEEVLTKAGATLPRRDTVDERVSKMVRTGEVSTGNGILLNPDQVGGYPNYAFSPDDVPADTDEDGMPDAWEKEYSLDASSAEDGNIDTDGDGYTNVEEYLNGTNPQEKVDYTNFGNNVDTIS, via the coding sequence ATGGCGTTATCGAAGCAACTAATTTGTGGCATCCTAGTAGTGACTGGATTAGCTGTAGGCAAGGTACAGTCTCAAGAAATTGCCTCGACAAGTGATGACAAATCTGCTCAGCAGATCCAGCAGCCTGAACCCGGTATGGCACCACCGTTGCCATTCGAGATGCCCTTTGGTGTGCCGGCGTTTCCGGGGGCCTGGGGGGGCGGCATGTTCGCGACCGGGGGACGCGGCGGAAAAGTGATCGCTGTCACCAATCTGAACGACAGCGGTCCGGGCAGCCTGCGAGCTGCCATCGAGGCCGATGGCCCGCGTATTGTCGTCTTTCGTGTGGCTGGCATCATCCCGCTTGAATCCAACCTGGACATAGACAATTCCGATATTACAATCGCCGGCCAGTCAGCACCGGGGGATGGGATTTGCATCGCTAACCACTCACTCAATATCAACGCCTACAACGTCATTCTCCGCCATTTGCGTGTGCGGCGGGGCAACCCTTCGGGAGGGCAGGGGTCGGACAACATTGGTGGGAATCCCAGAGGCCAAATCATCGTTGACCACTGCACAGCCAGTTGGGGTCGGGATGAGAATCTCTCACTCTACCGATTTATGCATGATCGACCGGATCTGCCGCAAGTCAACGGAAGGGTTCAGCAAGTCAAGCATCCCGTCAGCAATCTGACGATCCAATACTGCATTTCGAGTGAGGCACTGGGGCCAGGCCATGAGTTTGGCGGAACCTGGGGTGGTCGGGACTCAACGTTCCACCACAACCTCTTCGCCTGCAACACGGGGCGTAACCCCTCGATCGGTATGAGTGGAGAATTCGACTATCGCAATAACGTTCTCTTCAACTGGAGTCACCGCACAATGGACGGTGGCGACGAGACTTCCTTGATCAATGTGATCAACAACTACTACAAACCCGGACCGGCCACCAACGACAACATGCGCAGCACCATCGCTCGGATCGAGCAGCGCGACATGTACTCACCCCCCAGACGCTTCCAAGAGGGGAATTGGTATCCCCAGACGGGCAAGCGACCGGGCAAATGGTATGTGGCTGGCAACATTGTTGAAGGTGATCCAGAGGTAACCGCAGATAATTGGAAGGGTATGCGTCTCCTGGACAGAGTTGGCACATCGGATATCGCGAGAGTCCACACCCCGTTCGAAGGTTGGCCGATCAATCAGCAAACTGCCATGGAAGCCTTCGAAGAGGTGCTGACCAAGGCTGGCGCAACCCTTCCTCGACGTGACACAGTCGATGAAAGAGTAAGTAAGATGGTTCGCACCGGCGAGGTGTCCACTGGCAATGGGATCCTGCTCAATCCCGACCAAGTCGGTGGCTATCCCAACTATGCGTTTTCGCCTGACGACGTACCCGCCGACACCGATGAAGACGGGATGCCCGATGCTTGGGAAAAAGAATACAGCCTGGATGCGAGCTCTGCAGAAGATGGCAACATCGATACGGATGGTGACGGTTACACCAATGTCGAAGAGTATCTCAATGGCACGAATCCCCAAGAGAAGGTGGACTACACCAACTTTGGAAACAACGTTGATACCATAAGCTAG
- a CDS encoding DUF3826 domain-containing protein, which translates to MHNLVLSVVSLLAVSLSLSSAVAETAAVVAARTQAAIDKGNAPTWWAPKLPEEIQRDVEGKGKQLADRLDLKHESKTQETAALVSQHFARVWAWHQEVDKELDAAWDAWDAARGGGGGQKDELKALTIMTEQIDPIYAQFTPQIQGLLIALKEQIGEEKTTRLLDIITRSPGAERTFNAYVGMVPEMTDEEKEILWNRMAQAREDSLAAWTDGRIIKIFKKYKIRNEFSIDYFGYDYRKRYTEWAKGQR; encoded by the coding sequence ATGCACAACTTAGTTTTGTCTGTTGTTTCACTGCTCGCCGTAAGTTTGTCTCTCTCATCCGCAGTGGCTGAGACAGCGGCGGTTGTCGCGGCCAGAACACAAGCCGCTATCGATAAAGGCAACGCGCCGACATGGTGGGCTCCAAAACTGCCAGAAGAAATCCAACGCGACGTGGAAGGAAAAGGAAAGCAATTGGCGGACAGATTAGATCTAAAACACGAGTCCAAGACACAAGAAACTGCTGCACTCGTCAGCCAGCACTTTGCCAGGGTGTGGGCCTGGCACCAGGAAGTTGACAAAGAATTAGACGCCGCATGGGACGCATGGGATGCAGCACGCGGGGGCGGCGGTGGTCAGAAGGACGAACTGAAGGCACTGACGATTATGACCGAGCAGATTGATCCGATCTATGCACAATTCACTCCGCAAATCCAAGGACTACTGATCGCGCTCAAGGAACAGATCGGGGAAGAAAAAACGACCAGGCTGCTGGACATCATCACTCGCTCCCCCGGCGCTGAGCGGACTTTCAACGCCTACGTCGGCATGGTCCCAGAAATGACCGACGAGGAAAAGGAAATCCTCTGGAATCGCATGGCTCAAGCACGCGAGGATTCACTGGCAGCATGGACCGATGGGAGGATCATCAAGATCTTTAAGAAGTACAAGATTCGCAATGAGTTCTCAATCGACTATTTTGGCTACGATTATCGCAAACGATACACAGAGTGGGCGAAAGGGCAAAGGTGA
- a CDS encoding putative quinol monooxygenase gives MFVVTVYLSIDPQQVASFRKTVLKHANNSLTKEEGCRRFDVSFDPDNDTRVLIYEQYDDRAAFDVHTASDHFKWFGDTAGPWIADKQLDTWELADGSLTQ, from the coding sequence ATGTTTGTCGTAACCGTGTATTTGTCAATCGATCCCCAGCAAGTAGCCTCCTTTAGGAAAACTGTGCTAAAGCATGCAAACAACTCGCTGACGAAAGAAGAAGGATGCCGCCGATTTGATGTTAGTTTTGATCCCGATAACGACACGCGAGTTTTGATTTACGAACAATACGACGACCGCGCCGCTTTCGACGTTCACACCGCCTCTGATCACTTCAAATGGTTCGGCGACACGGCTGGTCCATGGATTGCCGACAAGCAGCTCGATACGTGGGAATTGGCAGATGGATCATTAACGCAATAA
- a CDS encoding glutathione synthase, producing the protein MRIGFVVNDVATEEEGYTTTRLAMAAVNRGHEAWLIGTGDFAFDPDDYVRARARSAPGSKYKSTKTFLHDLRGPRGKAQRITVDDLDILMLRNDPSQDLGRRSWAQQAGIVFGRAAMRRGVIVLNDPEGLNNAINKMYFQLFPEEVRPDTLITRDRDEIKEFARKHSNDVVIKPLQGSGGQGVFRIVGDQLGNLNQMIESISRDGYVVAQQYLPLAAEGDMRLFMMNGQPLRYKGKYAAFRRVRSGDDIRSNIHAGGKKAQAIVDDKALRIAEIVRPKLVADGMFFVGLDIVGDKLMEINVFSPGGLGSAQSFENVNFTTPVIEALERKVQYMGHYQRNFNNVDMASL; encoded by the coding sequence ATGCGTATTGGATTTGTCGTAAATGATGTTGCTACCGAAGAAGAAGGCTACACAACTACGCGTCTCGCCATGGCCGCTGTCAATAGGGGGCATGAAGCCTGGTTGATTGGCACAGGCGATTTTGCCTTTGACCCTGATGACTACGTACGCGCCAGAGCTCGATCTGCTCCAGGTTCGAAGTACAAATCTACAAAGACATTTCTACACGATCTGCGCGGTCCGCGCGGTAAAGCCCAGCGGATTACAGTGGACGATTTGGATATCCTGATGTTGCGAAATGACCCTTCGCAAGATCTGGGTCGTCGCAGCTGGGCCCAGCAGGCGGGGATCGTGTTTGGACGGGCGGCCATGCGTCGGGGTGTGATTGTGCTCAATGATCCGGAGGGTCTCAACAATGCCATCAACAAGATGTATTTCCAGTTGTTTCCCGAGGAAGTGAGGCCTGACACGCTCATCACGCGAGATCGTGATGAGATCAAAGAGTTCGCTCGCAAACATTCCAACGATGTTGTGATCAAACCCTTACAAGGTTCGGGAGGGCAGGGGGTCTTTCGAATTGTCGGCGATCAACTTGGAAACCTCAATCAAATGATCGAGTCGATTTCTCGCGATGGTTATGTTGTCGCACAGCAATACTTGCCTCTTGCCGCCGAGGGAGATATGCGATTATTCATGATGAATGGGCAGCCTCTGCGCTACAAAGGCAAGTACGCCGCGTTTCGCCGGGTTCGTTCCGGCGACGATATCCGCAGCAATATTCATGCTGGTGGTAAGAAGGCACAGGCAATCGTTGACGATAAGGCGTTGCGAATCGCAGAGATCGTGCGTCCCAAGTTAGTGGCGGACGGCATGTTCTTTGTCGGCCTCGACATCGTGGGCGACAAACTGATGGAGATCAACGTGTTCAGCCCCGGCGGTTTAGGAAGTGCTCAAAGCTTTGAAAATGTGAACTTCACCACCCCAGTGATTGAAGCCCTGGAACGCAAAGTGCAATACATGGGTCACTATCAACGCAACTTTAACAACGTGGATATGGCGTCGCTGTAG
- a CDS encoding flavohemoglobin expression-modulating QEGLA motif protein: MTQAPNLPLTKGDIQEVRKRLEAGQSVRTELPEGGMIYMDRPLPFLCVYREPPHNDLGTRALVQGEAAYLVVPQSATKKEIGPLVETIVKTLRNRFNGFLIVEIWSSADSDVQAAFAESEMEPTELRPNFSIVARGPNAPMRTIETLRRQLERVTYLKQHSTVHVDTSSDAFAGSLTTLLTSNSLRQWGSEVIGLSVRPIYRNPQTGELYPAVIRSLKRSIGRALKQAFFTFSKTHTNTTPEHFYSLGRRTIFKSVKMIDRRLNEISKSFSFLLQVTPVNADAAWEEFKRGRFESEPRYYYRPLSIDATELKRQLFSIPTGSIEDPTLGELFHQRQDELDRKITMLCDIGTKRFVLGSRQVYGEINTDLLVLARNLLEHISPRSGEDRSKRELDAFAFAERATQEIEYYRAQLPEFAAEAIVREDMYSGLMCSDGHLLIGRETRIPHSRVEALLQHEVGTHLLTYYNGLVEPFQLLHTGLAGYDSLQEGIAVLTEYLVGGLSRPRLRLLAARVVAVQMLLSGANFVETFRTLTKQYGFRRRTAYTITMRIFRGGGFTKDAVYLRGLVEILDYLGDGGKLDPLFVGKIASEHIRFIRELLHRRMIEPPALLPRYLQMPGVQGRLEKLGAGMSVLELIKGKT, encoded by the coding sequence GTGACTCAAGCACCCAACTTGCCGTTAACCAAGGGAGATATTCAGGAAGTCCGAAAGCGACTCGAGGCAGGGCAGTCCGTGAGGACTGAACTGCCTGAGGGGGGGATGATCTACATGGATCGGCCACTCCCATTTTTGTGTGTCTATCGCGAACCACCTCACAATGATCTGGGGACCCGTGCCTTGGTGCAGGGTGAAGCAGCGTACCTAGTGGTCCCTCAGAGTGCGACGAAAAAGGAGATCGGTCCACTCGTTGAGACCATCGTGAAGACTCTTCGTAATCGATTCAATGGATTCTTAATCGTGGAAATCTGGTCTTCCGCCGACAGCGACGTCCAAGCGGCGTTTGCTGAAAGTGAGATGGAGCCCACCGAGCTAAGACCGAACTTCTCGATTGTCGCCCGTGGCCCCAACGCACCGATGCGCACGATAGAAACCCTTCGCCGCCAGCTTGAGCGTGTGACCTATCTCAAGCAACATTCAACCGTCCATGTCGACACTAGTTCCGACGCATTCGCTGGGAGTCTGACTACATTGCTCACCTCCAACAGCCTGCGGCAATGGGGCAGTGAAGTTATTGGACTTAGTGTGCGACCCATCTACCGCAATCCGCAAACTGGCGAACTCTATCCCGCCGTAATCCGATCCCTTAAGAGAAGTATCGGACGGGCACTCAAACAAGCCTTCTTTACCTTCTCCAAGACACATACGAATACAACCCCGGAGCATTTTTACTCGCTTGGCCGACGAACCATTTTCAAGTCAGTCAAGATGATTGATCGTCGACTCAATGAAATCAGCAAGAGCTTCAGTTTCCTGTTGCAAGTTACCCCTGTGAATGCGGATGCGGCCTGGGAGGAGTTTAAGCGGGGACGATTCGAAAGTGAGCCACGCTATTACTATCGCCCCTTATCGATCGATGCCACTGAGTTGAAACGGCAATTGTTTTCGATTCCTACCGGAAGTATTGAAGACCCCACTCTTGGTGAACTCTTCCACCAGCGGCAGGATGAACTCGATCGAAAAATTACGATGCTTTGTGATATCGGCACCAAGCGTTTCGTGCTCGGAAGTCGACAAGTCTATGGCGAAATCAATACGGATTTGCTTGTCCTGGCTCGCAACCTACTCGAACACATCAGCCCTCGCAGTGGAGAGGATCGTAGCAAACGCGAGCTAGATGCTTTTGCATTTGCCGAGCGAGCCACGCAAGAAATAGAATACTACCGCGCACAGCTACCCGAGTTTGCAGCCGAAGCGATTGTACGCGAAGACATGTACTCAGGACTTATGTGTTCTGATGGGCACCTCTTGATCGGACGTGAGACGCGTATCCCACATAGCCGTGTGGAAGCCCTGCTGCAACACGAAGTTGGTACGCATCTGCTGACCTACTACAACGGATTAGTAGAACCTTTTCAGCTTCTGCATACGGGGCTCGCTGGCTACGATTCATTGCAAGAGGGCATAGCTGTGCTGACCGAGTATTTGGTTGGTGGACTTAGCAGGCCACGACTGCGACTGCTGGCAGCCCGCGTGGTGGCCGTGCAGATGTTACTCTCGGGAGCAAACTTTGTGGAGACGTTTCGCACTTTAACCAAGCAGTACGGCTTTCGCCGGAGGACGGCCTATACCATCACGATGCGGATTTTTCGCGGGGGCGGTTTTACCAAAGATGCCGTGTATTTGCGTGGATTAGTTGAGATATTGGACTACTTGGGTGATGGTGGCAAGCTGGACCCCCTGTTCGTGGGCAAGATTGCCAGCGAACATATACGGTTCATCCGCGAATTATTGCACCGCCGGATGATTGAACCTCCCGCTTTGCTCCCTCGGTATTTACAGATGCCTGGAGTACAGGGAAGACTAGAAAAGCTAGGGGCGGGAATGTCTGTGCTAGAATTGATCAAAGGTAAAACTTAA